The Ostrinia nubilalis chromosome 11, ilOstNubi1.1, whole genome shotgun sequence genomic sequence caatgCGGTAAACCATTCCCAGTAAAAGTGTGACTCAAAAACTGCGCAACATGCGATCCACAATCGTATTGTTCTGACCCAAAGTGGGGATTATCTCAAGACAATACTAGCGTAACACCTCAAAAACGTAGATAACATTCAGAAATCAAACTTTCTCATGGTTATGAATGAATCATAACGCAAGGGGAAATATTAAGTGAAAACAATTGAATTTCGTAGAAGTGTTAACCATGGGTCAGATAAGCTCGCCTACCTGAAGGGTTTATTAGTATAAAACCGGATGCATAGTTAATGGAgggttaaaaatttaaatctatTATGGATTGGGATAGACAATGGAAGTTTGAAGCATGCCAGTCGCCACAGGTTTTTTCGAAGTCTGGTTTTAAGACGTTATCGCGCAATTTTAAAGGTGTTAATAGAGAAAGAAGTTAGATATGTACACAATGATTTTCCGGTCAAAATGTGTTAGTTGGAAAACCAGGTTAAAGTTTGACTTGATAAAATAGTCTGGAAAAGATAGGTCTTATCAGTAAGTTTTACAAAACTCTTAAAAACTTACTAAAAAGTAAGTTTCAAAACTAGTTTGCATTATCTAAAGGCGACTtacttatttgaatttgaagcaACCTTTGTCTAAAACACTGGATTTGCAttgtaatttttaatcaaaaagtAAAATGTTTGATCGAAAGTAACTATGTATTTCACTCAGTTAACAATGActttagcgccatctagcgtgtgattgcaaaaatattataataataatcaagtGAACAGATTTATATAGGCATTATTAATTATTCTACATTAGCAATTGATGAAGTAGCATAATGGTAAATagattttacaataaattagatacattattaaattatgatatcacatatttttgaaataagttttggttcatcattatttttaaaaagtaacgagcaaaataagtaaaataactaAACTCTCTAACTACGTGTTGGTTCGAACATTTAGTCCCGTGATTTGCGGTTTATCCGAGTCAGCCGGACCGCCCGCGTCTGCGGTGTCCCCCGATTTCATTAATGTTCGCTCCATTGCTTTCAAGTGACTCATGCGATTTAAAGTTTTTCCTTTGAACTAGATTGATAATAATGTGTGAAGGTTAAATGTGACACTTTCTTCGTTGGGTTAAGGAACTTTGAGTTGAGGTTCGTTGAATgacgtccacggctggacaaaggcctccccctagGATTTCCACTCTTGCGCCGTCCGCATTCACCAGATCGTGGAAAGTGTGAAGGTTACATGTAACACTTTTGTCCTTGGAGTAGAGGCTTTGAGGTCTTTATTACCAGAACAACGCTCGCCGATTCAATCTCTGTCAGGTCCTATGTTTGGTATTAAACATTGGAAAGTCTTAATTTTTGCTTGAAATTGTACCGAGTTTTgaaattcattaatattattttcgaTAGTCCAGCTTTCTCAAATTAATCCCAAAAATTACCATTAACTTGTTCCAAAATatgtatgactgtatgaaaGTCACATATACTACACTAAAATATCAGAATtcactaaataataaataacgcaGTATATTCTCGAACTAGCTACTAAATTAATttcacaatttaaaaaatgtaactCAATTGACCTGACAAAACAACTTTTCTTCATTATAATGCAACAAGACTATTATTGTCCCTAAAAGCATGAAACACGATATTTCAATTCTGCAGTCCCTGTAGAGACATTGTTTCTGACGTTGAAAAAATTAGGAAACAAtggaaaattttcaacttacaaTTTTGTCCCAGAAAATTTAAAAGCATTTTACTTCAGCAGAGTGTGTTTCGAGTGTATTTGACTTGATGTTAATCAAATGATAAAGTGTTTCAAGTTAAAGATTTGTTTATATGAAAGTACAAAGTAAGCTAAACAATACATGTATAGGTAAAGGattatatttcattttattgaaGTTCGACTTCGTAATAAAATATTCTATTCAGTcgtacaattttattaatgtttactTTAGCCGTgcagatttttataaaattacattccaATAAAATCGATCTTACAAAATCTTATACGTAGTTCAAATATGCGGTATCATTCCTTAATATTTTGACTTGTAAAAATAAGTCCTTTATCTCATCATCAAGAGTCCTTCCAATCATAACTTCTCAGAAGAGCTTATTGTATTTCAGATGTCGCTACCAGCCGCTAGATGTCGCTACACGTCTCAACTCTCACAGAGCGCGGAGCTTACGGCGGGCGGGGCGCGGGGAGATTCCCCGCTGGCACCTCCACAAGTCAAGCGCTCAGCTTGACAGTCGCAACGCGAACGCGCCGCGGAAAGGTCGTGCCACACCACGCCACCTTCCGCCACACGCATCTATAACATTTATCACACAAACTATCAtcataacaaaaataacaaacttCGTGATCATCACAAAAATATCAACGCGATTTATGGACTGACGACAACAAGGACCACAGTGCAGTGAAATGCTATCTAGTTTTTCTTCAAAGTGTAACACGTACTTTGTTTCGGAAATGGTGATATCGACCCACGGAGAGTGTTTATGAGACATTTTGTAGTGAAATGAAAGATCTGTGATAATGTATGCCGTAACGACTGTTTTGTGTGCGCTGCTGCACATTAGCGCTGCGGTGCTTCCCTACGGCTCGGACAAGTGCGTCCGGGATAGGGACTCGGAGAGTGTTGTTTGCAAGACACGGACTCTTGACGGTGATGGTGACAGTATTTCTTCAGTGACCCCGGATACCACCCGCTTAACCATCGAGTGTAACCATTTACTACTCTTCGAAAGCTCGCTGCGGGCCCGCTACTTCGGCCGTGTTACGGGTCTAACTGACCTCTCTATCACAAACTGCAAGCTTCTACATGTGCCAGACAACACGTTCCAGGATCTCGGCAGACTCAAAAGGCTGAAACTACGCTCAAAGAACTACGAATGGATTCCGACGAAGAATTTGGAGTTATCTTTAAACGCCTTCAATGGATTACCCAAGTTGGAATCGCTGGATCTCGcccaaaataacataaaatttaTTCCATCCGGCGTGTTTTGTCCTTTAGGAAATTTGACTACATTAAACTTGACAAATAACAGAATAAGGACAGTTGGACAACTTGGGTTTGGCCAGGGCTGTGGATTGAACGTTCGCAGTTTGGATTTGAGTAACAACGAGATCAAAACTCTGCCGGATACATCGGAAATACTCAAACTAGGAAGTTTGCGGTATTTATATTTGCAACATAACAATATCACAGACATATCAAACGATGTTTTTAATGGACTACTGATTCGGGTTCTAAACATATCACACAATAAACTAGAAATGCTGCCCGAAGGATTGTTTGCTAATGCACGAGAGTTGAGGGAGCTATATTTGAACGACAATTCGCTCTATGAATTAGGACCAGGCGTGTTCCACCGCTTAGAGGAACTAATTGTCTTAGATTTATCAAGCAATCAACTGACAAGCAACCATATCGACGACGGCACGTTCAAAGGATTGATACGCTTGATTGTCCTAAACTTAGCTAATAACGCCTTGACGAGAATCGGAGAGAAAACTTTCAAAGACTTATTCTTCCTACAAgtattgaatttgaaaaacaaTTCTATTGGTTATATCGAAGACAATGCCTTCTTGCCATTGTACAACTTACACACATTGAATTTGGCTGAAAACCGTTTACACACAATCGACCAGAACCTATTCAACGGATTATTTGTACTTAGCAAATTGACTCTCAATAACAATTTGCTTGTAAACATCGATCGAAAGGCCTTCAAGAATTGTTCCGATTTGAAAGAATTGGACTTAAGTTCTAATCAACTAATGGACGTTCCCGAAGCTATCTGGGAGTTGTCTTTCTTGAAAACACTTGACTTAGGCGAGAATCAAATATCAAACTTCAGAAACGGCTCCTTCAAAAACCTCAACCAATTAACTGGCCTGAGATTGATTGACAATCAGATTGGAAATCTCAGCGTCGGAATGTTTTGGGACTTACCAAGCTTACAAGTACTCAACATCGCTAAGAATAAAATCCAATCAATAGAACGCGGTACTTTCAGCCGAAATACACAGCTGGAGGCAATACGGCTTGATGGAAACTACTTGTCGGATATCAACGGTGTCTTCTCTTCGCTGGCAAGTTTATTGTGGCTGAATCTATCGGAAAATCATCTAGTGTGGTTCGATTACGCGTTTGTGCCTAGTAATCTAAAGTGGTTGGACATTCACGGCAACTACATCGAACACTTAGGAAACTATTACAAGTTACAAGACGAAATTCGCATAAAGACTCTAGACGTTAGTCATAATCATATAGTGGAAATTTCACCTATCGCAATTCCTAATAGTGTAGAGTtattattcataaataataactttttgaaCAATATCCATGTGAACACGTTTTTCGATAAGAAAAATCTTACGCGAGTGGACATGTACGCGAACGAAATAGTGCGTTTAGATTTGAATAGTTTGCGTTTGTCAACAGTGCcccaaaataaaagtttacctGAGTTCTATATCGGGGGCAATCCGTTCCAGTGCGACTGCTCTATGGAATGGCTGCCGATCATAAACAATATGACTGCTATGCGGCAGTACCCGCGTGTGATGGATCTGGAGAATGTTTTGTGTAAAATGACCAACACTCGCAGTGGAACTCATGTGCCCTTAACTAATCTTAAGACTACAGACTTTCTTTGTAAGTATGAGACTCATTGTTTTGCCATCTGTCACTGCTGTGATTACGATGCGTGTGATTGTGAAATGACTTGCCCTCAAAATTGTACCTGTTATCATGATCCCCTGTGGAATACTAATGTTGTAGACTGTTCTGGACAATCCTCAACGGAAATACCCCAGAAAATTCCAATGGACGCTACCGAAGTATTTTTAGATGGGAATGATATTAGAGAATTACAAAATCATGTATTTATTGGTAGACAAAAAATGAGAtctttgtatgtaaataatagtAATGTAGATAGTATTCAAAATATGTCTTTCGCGGGACTAAACGCTTTACAAATTCTTCATCTCggtaataataagttaaaagaGCTGAAAGGTTTTGAATTTCATCAATTAACTAACTTGAAAGAactgtttttgcaaaataatcttATCAGTCATATCGCTAACATATCATTCCTTTCATTAAAATCTTTAGAAATATTACGCCTCGATGGGAACAGATTAGTCGATTTTGGTGTTTGGACTTTTAATAACAACCCCAGTTTAAAAGCTCTGTCTCTTGGCAACAATTTGTGGTCGTGTAAATGTCGCTACCTGCAGGAATTAACTGCGTACCTGGCAGAGAGTGCGCAAAAAATCATTGACATTACTGACGTATGGTGTTGGAACGGAGACGCGAAGCCGCCGCAGAAAAAAGAACTCAATTTGAACGGCACAGCCTGCAGCGATTATTATGCCGATAATTCAGTGATCGGAAACATGCTGGTGTCCAACTATGTTCCCATGATGGTGTCGACTCTCACCGGgtttatgttaattttattggctCTTGTAGTACTGTTTCTTTTTAGAGATACACTCAGAGTATGGCTTTACACGAACTGCGGTATTCGAGTATTCTCATTCGCTGGAGATTTTGAAGACAGCGAAAAGTTGTACGATGCTTACGTGTGTTATAGTCCGAAAGATGAAGAATTTGTAATTCAGTCTCTAGCGCCCAAATTGGAAGGTGGGAACCCCTCGTACCATCTTTGTCTACATTACAGAGACATTCCACATCACGGGGCCCAATATATGCAATGTGCGCCACCAGTGATAGAAGCGGCGGAAGCGTCgaaacgtataataataatccTTACGAGAAATTTCATGCAAACAGAGTGGGCCCGATATGAATTCCGTCAAGGGTTGCACGACGCGCTCAAAGGGTGCATTCACAAACTAATCCTAATAGAGGAGTGCACGGTCGTGCCAGATGCAATGTGCGACCCTGATCTGCGACCTTATTTAAAAACAGGGTACCGGCTCAGATGGGATCAGAAAAAATTTTGGGAGAATCTTAGGTACGCGATGCCCAATTCGAGCGGGCATAAAGAGCGAAGTCATAATTATAGGAAGAGTATAAACACTTATACGTTAGACTCATCAGTGCCTAATGGGGGGAATCGTACTTTGCAGTATCCTGATAAGTCGCCAGTATTGGGTGGGCAGGGGGCGAGCGCTCCTCCTGAGTATAACAGAGAGGTGCGTCAGTCGCCTTCTGCTATTAGGCAGACGCAGGGGGTCGTGTACGGTCCTGATGGCAGGCCTATCTCAGATCATATTTATTCGTCAATAGATTCTGATTACTCTTCTTTAGAGCACGGCATGGCCCCCGGCCGGCGGCGCGACATGCGCCAATGGCCGCCGCCACCGCCTCTGGTAGACACTGGCAATACCGTGCAAGGTTACCTAGTCTAAAGGGCGAAGCGTGCCCACCTTCCAGTCATTGTATATAATAGATCTAAACCAATAGTCCGCTGTATATAttgtaattattagctagtaagtgctataccaaatctatgtaattaaactattattgCCTGTTCGTTATCCTGTGTATAgattgtaataaaattttaaagactGCTGTAGTATATGAGTATTGTAAATAGCAAAAACAAGTGATGATAGTATATTGATAATAGTGATAATGCGTTATTTATACAGATAAAAATAAAGTGATGAAGATTTATAAACTTGAATATCATTTATGAACCCTTTAATTCCATCAGATTTAAATGAACATGACACATTTacaattagaataataataaagcttATTAgcacaatacattttatttccaaTGCAAAATTATAATACAGTAAACTCACATTTCATTACTCAATTTGTAATATCAATAATTGCCAAATTTTAATCTCAATGTAAAGGcttatcattttaaaatataaaataggcatttaaaatattacacaGCAATTCCATTTTGTCACTATTGGGAATAACTATTTATTTTCTACTAAAATCAAAGCAAAAACTCGCTAACAATAGATTAATAACTATAGCAGAGACAATAGGttcaaatacaataaaataaaaggaaGCTTTAGTGACAAAACGAAAGCATTGTGAAAGTTTGTTGGCACAGTAAAATATTTTGCCTTCGCCTTGGTTTGGATAAGATGTAActgtcaaaatatttctctacCTGATATTTTGGTAACACTAGGACCAATGTTCTTTGACAAACTTTCTGGTTTGAAGCTACATAGAATAGATGAGTCttgacaattttagttaattataTAATGTTTTGTTATCTTAGTGATAGTGATTTCATAGAACAGTTCATTTAAGTGCACtgattaggtaggtataacaaTACACAATATACATACACACACTTAATCAAATACAATTTTGGACAACCAAAGTGGCTGTACTTTGTTAATGTTTCATCATTTAGAGAGAATGCCACATACCTACTTGAATATTGTTTAAGTATATAATAGTGTTGTACAATTGcagatttacataattaattgaggctcagttgcaccatcttactttaactttgacaagcataaataatctgttaaactccaaacaaaaagcaccagttattgttacggttaaaataaggttgtTCAACTCAGGCTAAGTATACAAATTGCTAAATTctaatacataataatgtatCTTCATCAATGATGTTgtgattcataataaaataatttatattcatAAAATGTGTAACAATGAAAGGTGACCATCTGGCCTTGTGGTTTACCGGACCAATACAAAACACACGGTAGCAGATTCTACTCCGGGACAGCTGTTTAAGccatgagtaggtaggtacaatcaTAGTTATTTTCAatcattaaatatttatatgtcATTTCTATTATCGACTTGACTAACTTACTAATTATAGATATTACTATTAACCCTTAAAAAGAGGCTAATTGGTGACTGAGCTTCTTGCGCTGCTTTTTTCCAGTACTGTGGCCCACTTATTGTTCAgaagtagtggtagggttaaattAATACTAAGACTTGTAAAAGCGTCTTTAAAAGCcaatttgcagaaaataaattacataatttatgacTATTATTGCAAGTATCTTTAAGTAGGCTCTATATACATAACATGTTTGATACTAGcagccgcccacgacttcgtacgcgtggatcccgttttacccccttgggttgaattttgcaaaatcacatcttagtgagcacctacgttctaaaaagaacccccatgcaaaatttgagactcctagcacatgtagtttctgagattttgtgacgagtgagtcagtcaatcagtgactttTATAGATTagatagattttatttatttattttatttatttatacttttgcacaaataaactgtacagtggcggaattaatgccaggtggcattctctgccagtcaaccacagaaTTATTTACTCATGGGAGCTTGTAAAACTACGCGTGCTTAAAAAACTTTTGACTTCATAGCTATTCACATTATGTAAGTATAACGTGCTTATCTACGTAAACAAGGCGGTCAATAGTTTAGTATAATCGGATGTTCCTTGGCGCCGCGCCAAAGGCTGAATCTTCCTGCTTTGGAGGAAGTCGCCGAGGACTCCCATTATTAGGTCTGATTCATATGAATGCGCTTCTAGAGAGCTTACAGAAGGTATAATAATGGTACAACATTAAGATGTGTATAATCTAGAGCATTCCCTCGAACATTTCTATGTACtgtaacgttcttacgaatggtaTACGGCAGTGTTTTTCAATCTGTGGGTCGcaagaggtcgtaaaaactacctcagtaaaaaaaaaaacaataaaattataaagacagatttatccgaaatctaatcATGCAAATGCataatgttgtatggattgaagtattcggtccctacaaacatctttgtaacattataaaatgcatggaAAAAAAAGCGAATGGTCgccaaattttatattttttcatactaggggggtcgtgtTATGAAAAATGTTGAAAACACTGGTATACGGGTAAAATGTTTGGTTCGTTAAAGGGTAATACACTAGAACATAATAtatcatagagcggctcgttgttctgttacaggtaaatgctctagtctatactcatCTTTAGAGTGtacgtttttgttgcaaactcgctctTATTACGACTGTATAAGAtgccagtgtttagcttgatgtgctgtcgcccGTACCTTGTATTTATAAAGTAAAATGAGGTTAAGTGGTTGAAATAAGAGGGAAATTGCGAAAATTATATCATTCGATGTAGAGCACATCAAACTCTACATtcagttaaaaaaataggtacgaAGTCGAGCTTACTGTCAAAATTCATAGTAACTATTTAACgtttattaatcaaaataatgtcaaaagtaaataaatcttAAGCTACCTCCTTAGTAGTAAAATTAAGGCATTGgcagatgaaaaaaaaatgacagATTTAGTTAtattagtaaaattttataaatagttTGTTTAGTGGACTGAAGGTATTATGAATAGGTATTGTATTACACATTACATCATACGTCTTTTCTTATACAAAGATTTTGTATGTGTTAAGTATGACTTTTAATAACGTCATGTTTTTAGTAATCGACGCGAATACGTTTGTACGATTGCGTGCTTGTTCATATAAATTGATCTTCAACGTGCATTTGTTGCTATTTATCTCCTTGCTCAAAGAATAGTAGATAAAAATACCTTTTGCCAACCAAAACAATTGCTAAACCGAACGGTTTTTTCTATAGACTCCACCGGATACCGCATCCGTCCACGCACGTGATTCGGGTAGCCCGTAAGGCGGCTTAGTACACTCACTCCTGGGCCTGCATACTTAATACACTATTAGCTCATACAGCCTGCGCACGGACTAACAATGGACGTTATAATAACGATTTATGTCTGCGCCGTTCAGACATAGCCTGAGTAAAAGAGACAGTTTATTGAATCATAGATCACGTGGTTCAATTTGCAAATGGCTGCCTATTTAATGTACCGTGAGATATGTTCAGGTGACAGTAAAGGATTAGTGATAGAGCTCGCTAGTGTTTGCAGAATAacttaccaaaaatattttataataggtagaattgtattttttataaaagaagGAGTAAATTAAATCAGTATGCGATCATCACCTCATTGATACTTACTTTGGGAGTGACCAATGCGTTTACTCCTTACCGTAAAATAACAGCACGCTGCACGCTGTTTTCTTAATCCCTGTATTCTTTAGAAAACATCGGTAGATCATTTTACAATAGAGTACAAAAAAgcctttgaatttttattttattttttcatatttagtttactttattagtatattattattcctttatttatatttttgtcttaatttcaaatatttttttacaatgtaaattacaaaaaaaatatagtataaACCAACACATAAATTAAACAATTGCTAAGTTATAAGTAGATGAACTTGCTGTTCTATTCTAGCGTTGAACTTGTCTAGCGAAAGCTCGCCGCGTGTAAGTAATCTTTTCTTGTGCGTTACGCGGCCCGCTCGTGTAGCATTGTTCAGCACATGTCAGATTGCTCTAATTGTATTCTATTGGAGTTTAAGTGGTTGCATTTGTGGTTATATTTAACTTGTAGTCTTATAAAGGTGCTCTGAAATGAAACTGCAGGTACCTGTAGGTAGttgattaatttgtatttattatttattataatttgaaaaCGCTTAGGACTCTTATTAAAGAAAATACATataattatgttagttagatcacACAGTTATCAATAAGTCGGAAATGCACCGTTTAGGCAATTTTGTGGCAAGAAAGAAAGTTAATGTTGgcattcttttttgttttaataagtgtttttttaaataatccaCTTGAAATGGTACCATGAATAACACATTgctattaaattaaatgaaaatgttgccaaTTCGTTTTGTTATtagacaattttttttcttttcagaaaactcattaaaaattcaaaaattaaaacatcGTCCTCACGCTTAATGGACTTTAAAAACTACTTTTATAAAATCGCTTTTAAAATGCAACCCTGTCGCTTTCCATTACCGGGGTGTGTTGTTAAGCCAATCCTGTGATGTAACTTTGTTAAAAACTTCAAGTTCACATTAAAACTGGCAGCTTTGAAATTACTTTTCGCGTTATAAATGCGTCACATACAGATTgatgaaacaaaaaaatgtttagaCCTAAGAATATTGACGTGTTTTTAAAACAAACGCCAATCAAGTTCCAATTTcaaaacagtattttttatttgcttttttatgTTTCTTGCCAGCAAAACGGTATCATTACaacgcacagtgtgttatgggacggtataaacggacattctcattgatttgatgaaacgtatacagctcagttatacaaacatgatagtaaaactcccgtttgaaaattccacgtagttttcgcggtataaaaattcaaagttacctatttttttacttcaaaattatgcaaaaatattctcactcgttaactaataacatttaattcataattgttataatacttcatagagctcttaaaactacacgtaataagcgtattaagtgcttcgtaaacgcattcagttaattaggaaaaatgattttagtgatttttgtttttattttttttctcaattataccttaatatatgcaaacatttttaattgcaagatatagtctgatatttaatctaattgtataaaaaaaatcagccttaaattccgtgatatatttgaggaaaatcaaattgaaaatatgcgaaatatagaattgtaaatttcccatcactttttaatagcaatatttcttttggatgtttaaatatcatcagctcgattgtaccaaattattgtattgacattcgatttacataggtttcaaatcgatgagataattattaaaggtaggctaaatttgacttcctagatttgtttacatacttttttagttagttacttacatacaacttaagttaatataagagtgttaaaaaagaaaaaagactcgactttagaacctcctcctttttttgaagtcggttaaaaacaatgtgaatgtgactttttagaaccttcaacactgtgcacataacaggcgggatttgaaactttttagacatgaattattccttccaaaattgtcgatcCTAGAcgcgtaaaaattttattaagacgttttatgttttttctcaaatatatcacggagtttaaagctgattttattaatacaattagattaaatatcagactatatcttgcaattaaaaatgtttgcatatattaaggtataattgagaaaaaaaataaaaacaaaaatcactaaaatcatttttcctaattaactgaatgcgttcacgaagcacttaatacgcttattacgtgtagttttaagagctctatgaagtattataacaattctgaattaaaggttattagttaacgagtgagaatatttttgcataattttgaagtaaataaataggtaactttgaatttttataccgcgaaaactacgtggaattttcaaacgggagttttactatcatgtttgtataactgagctgtatacgtttcatcaaatcaatgagaatgtccgtttataccgtcccataacacactgtgcaacGGTATCAACGTCTTGTCAGTCTAGTGAGAAAAAaagtgaaaatgaaatatttatttttttaattttattctgttCGAAAATTGTTTTAGTTGTAAATAAAACCTTAAAAATACTCGTTTTTTGTTTCTAATTTTGCGCAATATGTAAACCAGTGTTAATTTCAATAGAATAAAACATTGTCCGCTGCTTTGTTTGGACTGGACTAATAAAAACGGTCAATTTTTCTGTCCTAAGCCAAATAACTTTAATACCGAGCTGCCTATGACTGTATTAAGTGTTTTGAGAACCTGAAGTTATCATTGGCTACAAAGTGTAGCTATTACAAAGtactttcataataaccggcagacagtggtgactgagtttgttgcggcgcttcttctcagcacttgccaaatgttggtcttgaagcgaaaaagattatgagacatgtatgATTATGACAtgtccttaagagcaaaatatttaacGATTTGAaagtactatttattagtctatacaaataaagaaatttgaattctggctttgactttgacatacaAATTAATAGTAAACTAAACCcaaaaaatgtgtaaaagttGAGAAATACTTCGATAGTtacttatttcattttcatcatcatcatcatcatcatcatcatttcagccataggacgtccactctgctgaacataggcctcccccaatgctttccacgttgatctattacttatttattagaaaaataagaAGAAAAGTAAGAATTTTAAAATCGGACGATAACGATAGAGGTTACCTAAATAAAATGCCGGTTCCTATAGGCACGGGCCGTTATAAATGCGGGTTTATTTAGCCAGTCATTAATATCCGCGTGGCAGGACAATTTCATGCGACTGTTTACTGTGAATTACAATTGCTAATGTTTGGTCGGCAAGCCAAAATTAGTGATgcgcaaatattttttcatcgaTTAGGTGTTGTTACGTGGATTGCCGATGTCGATAACATTGATTGAGTACCT encodes the following:
- the LOC135076284 gene encoding toll-like receptor 7; amino-acid sequence: MYAVTTVLCALLHISAAVLPYGSDKCVRDRDSESVVCKTRTLDGDGDSISSVTPDTTRLTIECNHLLLFESSLRARYFGRVTGLTDLSITNCKLLHVPDNTFQDLGRLKRLKLRSKNYEWIPTKNLELSLNAFNGLPKLESLDLAQNNIKFIPSGVFCPLGNLTTLNLTNNRIRTVGQLGFGQGCGLNVRSLDLSNNEIKTLPDTSEILKLGSLRYLYLQHNNITDISNDVFNGLLIRVLNISHNKLEMLPEGLFANARELRELYLNDNSLYELGPGVFHRLEELIVLDLSSNQLTSNHIDDGTFKGLIRLIVLNLANNALTRIGEKTFKDLFFLQVLNLKNNSIGYIEDNAFLPLYNLHTLNLAENRLHTIDQNLFNGLFVLSKLTLNNNLLVNIDRKAFKNCSDLKELDLSSNQLMDVPEAIWELSFLKTLDLGENQISNFRNGSFKNLNQLTGLRLIDNQIGNLSVGMFWDLPSLQVLNIAKNKIQSIERGTFSRNTQLEAIRLDGNYLSDINGVFSSLASLLWLNLSENHLVWFDYAFVPSNLKWLDIHGNYIEHLGNYYKLQDEIRIKTLDVSHNHIVEISPIAIPNSVELLFINNNFLNNIHVNTFFDKKNLTRVDMYANEIVRLDLNSLRLSTVPQNKSLPEFYIGGNPFQCDCSMEWLPIINNMTAMRQYPRVMDLENVLCKMTNTRSGTHVPLTNLKTTDFLCKYETHCFAICHCCDYDACDCEMTCPQNCTCYHDPLWNTNVVDCSGQSSTEIPQKIPMDATEVFLDGNDIRELQNHVFIGRQKMRSLYVNNSNVDSIQNMSFAGLNALQILHLGNNKLKELKGFEFHQLTNLKELFLQNNLISHIANISFLSLKSLEILRLDGNRLVDFGVWTFNNNPSLKALSLGNNLWSCKCRYLQELTAYLAESAQKIIDITDVWCWNGDAKPPQKKELNLNGTACSDYYADNSVIGNMLVSNYVPMMVSTLTGFMLILLALVVLFLFRDTLRVWLYTNCGIRVFSFAGDFEDSEKLYDAYVCYSPKDEEFVIQSLAPKLEGGNPSYHLCLHYRDIPHHGAQYMQCAPPVIEAAEASKRIIIILTRNFMQTEWARYEFRQGLHDALKGCIHKLILIEECTVVPDAMCDPDLRPYLKTGYRLRWDQKKFWENLRYAMPNSSGHKERSHNYRKSINTYTLDSSVPNGGNRTLQYPDKSPVLGGQGASAPPEYNREVRQSPSAIRQTQGVVYGPDGRPISDHIYSSIDSDYSSLEHGMAPGRRRDMRQWPPPPPLVDTGNTVQGYLV